In Synechococcus sp. CB0101, a genomic segment contains:
- the coaE gene encoding dephospho-CoA kinase (Dephospho-CoA kinase (CoaE) performs the final step in coenzyme A biosynthesis.), with product MASSPRWNGPQRRIGLTGGIASGKSTVARWLAEQGLPVLDADVYAREALAPGSATALAVLQRYGEAVQAEGSVPSAGVLDRGALGRIVFDDPLERQWLERLVHPLVRDRFETALANLAGAPTVVLVIPLLFEAGLEALCSEIWLVDCEPAQQLQRLMARDELSPEAAEARINAQWPLERKRPMADWVIDNRSATSDLPSQLTAQLRPSTPT from the coding sequence ATGGCCTCCTCGCCCCGCTGGAACGGCCCGCAACGCCGCATTGGTCTCACCGGCGGCATTGCCAGCGGCAAGAGCACCGTGGCCCGCTGGTTGGCGGAGCAGGGGTTGCCTGTGCTGGATGCGGATGTGTATGCCCGGGAGGCCTTGGCTCCTGGCAGCGCTACTGCCCTAGCGGTGCTCCAGCGGTATGGGGAGGCGGTGCAGGCTGAAGGGAGTGTGCCCAGCGCCGGCGTTCTGGATCGGGGGGCCCTGGGGCGGATCGTGTTTGACGATCCCCTGGAGCGGCAGTGGCTCGAGCGCTTGGTGCATCCCCTGGTGCGAGACCGGTTCGAAACCGCTTTGGCGAACTTGGCGGGCGCTCCAACGGTGGTGCTGGTGATCCCGCTGCTGTTTGAAGCAGGCCTGGAAGCCCTGTGCAGCGAGATCTGGCTTGTGGATTGCGAGCCAGCGCAACAGCTGCAGCGGCTCATGGCACGGGATGAGCTCAGCCCCGAAGCGGCAGAGGCACGGATCAACGCCCAGTGGCCTCTGGAGCGCAAGCGCCCCATGGCGGACTGGGTGATTGATAACCGTTCAGCCACCAGCGACCTGCCAAGCCAGCTAACCGCTCAACTGCGGCCATCAACGCCAACCTGA
- a CDS encoding FAD-dependent oxidoreductase, producing the protein MAASSESPVLILGGGLMGLAVAHQLARAGQAVEVLSRRRSEAAGFVAAGMLAPHAEGLSGALLQLGQLSLERVPAWVAQIEADSGLSCGLRPCGIVVPFATAAERNVYPTAAWGEALNREGLERELPGIGPGWQAGLLFRQDGQIDNRRQLMRALERACVELGVRFQEGVEVLELLQEGDRLRGVRVRDAAATVQTLEAATAVICSGAWSAQLLPQLPVFPVKGQMLSLQGPREALQRVIFGPGTYLVPREDGLLVVGATSEREAGFTEGLTPFGQRQLQAGIEALLPEASQWPPMERWWGFRPCTPDEGPLLGPSAVTGLWLATGHHRNGVLLAAITAELLGACLQPGGCSPAQQALLNSFRWDRFNG; encoded by the coding sequence ATGGCCGCCTCCAGCGAGTCGCCGGTGTTGATCCTGGGCGGAGGGCTGATGGGCCTGGCGGTAGCTCACCAACTGGCGCGCGCAGGCCAGGCCGTGGAAGTGCTCAGCCGGCGCCGCAGCGAAGCCGCGGGGTTCGTGGCCGCAGGGATGTTGGCGCCCCACGCGGAAGGGCTGAGCGGCGCCCTGCTGCAACTCGGCCAGCTCAGCCTGGAGCGGGTGCCGGCCTGGGTGGCCCAGATCGAAGCCGATAGCGGCCTCAGCTGCGGCCTGCGGCCCTGCGGAATCGTGGTGCCGTTCGCCACGGCTGCCGAACGGAATGTGTATCCCACCGCCGCCTGGGGGGAGGCCCTCAATCGCGAGGGGCTGGAGCGGGAGCTGCCGGGAATCGGGCCGGGTTGGCAGGCGGGCTTGCTGTTCCGCCAAGACGGGCAGATCGACAACCGCCGCCAGCTGATGCGCGCCCTGGAGCGGGCCTGCGTGGAACTGGGGGTGCGCTTCCAGGAGGGCGTGGAGGTGCTGGAGCTCCTGCAGGAGGGTGATCGCCTCAGGGGCGTGCGGGTGCGCGATGCCGCGGCCACGGTGCAAACCCTGGAGGCCGCCACCGCCGTGATCTGCAGCGGCGCCTGGAGTGCCCAACTGCTACCGCAGCTGCCCGTGTTCCCGGTGAAGGGGCAGATGCTTTCGCTGCAAGGGCCGCGCGAGGCACTGCAACGGGTGATCTTTGGCCCCGGCACCTATCTGGTGCCCAGGGAAGACGGGCTGCTGGTGGTGGGTGCCACCAGCGAACGGGAAGCCGGTTTCACCGAAGGGCTCACCCCCTTCGGCCAGCGGCAACTCCAGGCGGGGATCGAAGCGCTGCTGCCCGAAGCCAGCCAATGGCCACCGATGGAGCGCTGGTGGGGCTTCCGGCCCTGCACGCCCGATGAGGGGCCCCTGCTGGGGCCCAGTGCAGTCACCGGGCTATGGCTGGCCACCGGGCATCACCGCAATGGCGTGCTGTTGGCCGCGATCACGGCAGAACTTCTGGGGGCCTGTCTGCAGCCGGGCGGCTGCTCGCCTGCTCAACAAGCGCTGCTCAACAGCTTCCGCTGGGATCGCTTCAACGGCTAA
- the argJ gene encoding bifunctional glutamate N-acetyltransferase/amino-acid acetyltransferase ArgJ — translation MTHPWQFIPGGITAPEGFQAAGITAGLKASGKPDLSLLLAPEGAVCAGTFTTSLVRAACVDLCAERLQANGGRARAVLTNSGQANACTGDRGLIDSQRATQAMADRLGLAAEEVLICSTGVIGVPIPMDTLLAGIDPLAEALSSEGGAAAATAILTTDLIDKQIALEANLGGRTVRIGGMAKGSGMIHPNMATMLGYLSCDAGVPAEVWQAMVQRAVDRSFNAITVDGDTSTNDTYLAFAAGEPLNPEHFEALEAGLTAVSQHLAKAIARDGEGATCLLEVQVEGASDDAAARAIARTICGSSLVKCAVHGRDPNWGRIVAAAGRAGVPMDPDAVALWLGDHQLMAAGQPLPFDRPAASAYMRDRAAGTYLHDDTVLIRIQVGAGSGSGCAWGCDLSDQYVRINADYTT, via the coding sequence GTGACGCATCCCTGGCAGTTCATCCCCGGCGGCATCACGGCCCCTGAGGGTTTCCAGGCCGCTGGGATCACCGCAGGCCTGAAGGCTTCCGGTAAGCCTGATCTGTCTCTGTTGCTGGCCCCGGAAGGGGCGGTTTGCGCCGGCACGTTCACCACCTCACTGGTGCGCGCGGCTTGCGTGGATCTCTGCGCCGAGCGGCTGCAGGCCAACGGTGGCCGGGCCCGGGCGGTGCTGACCAATTCCGGTCAGGCCAATGCCTGCACGGGCGATCGTGGCCTGATCGACAGCCAGCGCGCCACCCAGGCCATGGCCGATCGGCTGGGGTTGGCTGCCGAGGAGGTGCTGATCTGCTCCACCGGTGTGATCGGTGTGCCGATCCCCATGGACACCCTCTTGGCGGGGATCGATCCCCTGGCCGAAGCGCTCAGCTCCGAAGGGGGGGCAGCAGCTGCCACGGCGATTCTCACCACCGACTTGATCGACAAGCAGATCGCCCTCGAGGCCAATCTCGGCGGCCGCACCGTACGGATCGGCGGCATGGCCAAGGGCTCGGGAATGATCCATCCGAACATGGCCACCATGCTCGGCTACCTCAGCTGCGATGCCGGAGTGCCGGCAGAGGTGTGGCAGGCGATGGTGCAGCGGGCGGTGGATCGCTCCTTCAATGCGATCACGGTGGACGGCGACACCAGCACCAACGACACGTACCTGGCATTTGCAGCCGGCGAGCCCCTGAACCCCGAGCATTTCGAGGCGTTGGAGGCCGGCCTAACGGCGGTGTCGCAACACCTGGCCAAAGCCATCGCTCGCGATGGCGAGGGCGCCACCTGTCTGCTGGAGGTGCAAGTGGAGGGGGCTAGCGATGACGCTGCAGCGCGTGCGATTGCCCGCACCATCTGCGGCTCCTCGCTCGTGAAGTGTGCGGTGCATGGCCGCGACCCCAACTGGGGACGGATCGTGGCGGCCGCCGGCCGCGCCGGTGTGCCCATGGACCCTGATGCGGTGGCCCTTTGGCTGGGTGATCACCAACTGATGGCCGCTGGCCAGCCCCTCCCCTTTGATCGCCCTGCAGCTTCGGCCTACATGCGTGATCGGGCGGCTGGCACCTATCTGCACGACGACACGGTGCTGATCCGCATCCAGGTTGGCGCTGGCTCCGGCAGCGGCTGCGCCTGGGGATGCGACCTATCGGATCAATACGTGCGTATCAACGCCGATTA
- the gatB gene encoding Asp-tRNA(Asn)/Glu-tRNA(Gln) amidotransferase subunit GatB has protein sequence MAAEAAWEAVIGLETHVQLGTNSKIFTSASTAFGDDPNTHIDPVVCGLPGTLPVLNQKVLEYAVKAAMALNLNIAEHSKFDRKQYFYPDLPKNYQISQYDEPIAEDGWIDVEVAEKGKDTYLKRIGIERLHMEEDAGKLVHAGSDRLAGSTHSLVDYNRAGVALAEIVSKPDLRTGREAAEYASEIRRIMRYLGVSDGNMQEGSLRCDVNISVRRGPDAPFGTKVEIKNMNSFSAIQKACEYEIQRQIKAYEAGEPVVQETRLWDEGKQLTKSMRGKEGASDYRYFPDPDLGPIEVSVERREGWRAELPELPAAKRNRYAEELGLSQYDARVLTDERPMAEYFEAAVAAGADAKGLTNWITGDIAAYVNANRLSYADLPFRPEQLAEMVQLIDGGKISGKIAKEILPELLEKGGSPAAIVEAKGLGMISDPAAITAIVEELLAAHPEEVEAFRGGKTKLQGFFVGQLMKKTGGKADPKLANQILNQKLKG, from the coding sequence ATGGCTGCTGAGGCCGCCTGGGAAGCCGTGATCGGCCTGGAGACCCACGTTCAGCTGGGAACCAACAGCAAGATCTTCACCAGTGCCTCCACGGCCTTTGGCGATGACCCCAACACCCACATTGATCCGGTGGTGTGCGGGTTGCCCGGCACGCTGCCTGTGCTCAACCAGAAGGTGCTCGAGTATGCGGTGAAGGCCGCGATGGCGCTCAACCTCAACATCGCCGAGCACAGCAAGTTTGATCGCAAGCAATATTTCTACCCCGATCTGCCGAAGAACTACCAGATCTCCCAATACGACGAACCGATCGCCGAAGACGGCTGGATCGACGTGGAAGTGGCTGAAAAAGGCAAAGACACCTATCTCAAGCGCATCGGCATCGAACGCCTGCACATGGAGGAGGACGCCGGCAAGCTGGTGCACGCCGGCAGCGACCGCCTGGCCGGCTCCACCCATTCGCTGGTGGATTACAACCGCGCCGGCGTGGCTCTCGCGGAGATTGTGAGTAAGCCCGATCTGCGCACCGGTCGTGAAGCGGCGGAATACGCCTCCGAGATTCGCCGGATCATGCGCTACCTGGGCGTGAGCGACGGCAACATGCAAGAAGGATCCCTGCGCTGCGACGTGAACATCTCCGTGCGCCGCGGGCCCGACGCACCTTTTGGCACGAAGGTGGAGATCAAGAACATGAACTCCTTCTCGGCGATCCAAAAGGCTTGCGAATACGAAATCCAGCGCCAGATCAAGGCCTATGAGGCTGGCGAGCCGGTGGTGCAGGAAACGCGGCTCTGGGATGAGGGCAAGCAGCTCACCAAGAGCATGCGCGGCAAGGAAGGCGCCAGCGATTACCGCTACTTCCCTGACCCCGATCTCGGCCCGATCGAGGTCAGCGTGGAGCGCCGGGAAGGCTGGCGCGCTGAACTGCCTGAGCTGCCCGCCGCCAAGCGCAATCGCTACGCCGAGGAGCTGGGCCTGTCGCAATACGACGCCCGCGTTCTGACCGATGAGCGCCCCATGGCCGAATATTTCGAGGCTGCCGTGGCCGCCGGCGCTGATGCCAAGGGTCTGACGAACTGGATCACCGGTGACATCGCCGCCTATGTCAATGCCAACCGGCTTTCCTATGCCGATCTGCCTTTCCGCCCCGAGCAGCTGGCGGAGATGGTGCAACTGATCGACGGCGGCAAGATCAGCGGCAAAATCGCCAAGGAGATCCTGCCCGAGCTGCTGGAGAAGGGCGGCTCACCAGCGGCGATCGTGGAGGCCAAAGGCCTGGGCATGATCAGCGATCCGGCGGCGATCACCGCGATCGTGGAGGAGTTGCTGGCGGCCCACCCGGAAGAGGTGGAGGCCTTCCGCGGCGGCAAAACCAAGCTGCAGGGCTTCTTTGTGGGGCAGCTGATGAAGAAGACCGGCGGCAAGGCCGATCCGAAGCTGGCGAACCAGATCCTCAATCAGAAGCTGAAGGGCTGA